Genomic DNA from Myxococcota bacterium:
TCCCGGCGTGCAGGTCGACGGCAAGAAGGTGCTGACCAGCCGCGAGGCGCTCGAGTCGCGCGAGCTCCCGGGCTCGCTCGCGATCATCGGCGGCGGCGCGGTCGGTCTCGAGTTCGCCTACGCGTACAACGCCTACGGCACGCAGGTGACGCTGGTCGAGATGCAGGACCAGCTGCTGCCGGGCTTCGACAAGGAGACCGCCGACGCGCTCTCGCGCTCGTTCCAGCGCGCGGGCATGAAGATCTTGACCCAGACCGCGTTCAAGTCACTCGACGCGAGCGGCGCGGGCGTGCTGGTGACGGCCGAGAACGAGAAGGGCGCGCTCGAGCTCAAGGCCGACCAGCTGCTGCTGGCCGTGGGCCGGCGGGCGCTGGTGGCCGACCTCGGGCTGGAGACGCGCGGCGTCGCGCTCGAGCGAGGCTTCATCAAGACGGGCCCCGACCAGCGCACCAGCGCCGAGGGCGTGTGGGCGATCGGTGACTGCTCGGGCCCGCCGCTGCTCGCGCACAAGGCGAGCCACGAGGGCGTGGCCGCGGTCGAGTTCATCGCGGGCATCCGCAAGCACCCGATCGACAAGAAGAAGATCCCCGCGAACATCTACTGCCAGCCGCAGGTCGCGAGCGTGGGCCTGTCCGAGGCCGAGGCGCGCGCCGCGGGTCACGACGTGAAGGTCGGCAAGGCGCCGTTCGCCGCGTCGGGCAAGGCCGTCGGCACGGGTCACACCGAGGGCTTCGTGAAGATCGTCTCCGACGCGAAGTACGGCGAGATCCTGGGCTGCCAGATCATCGGCTACGGCGCGACCGAGCTGATCAACGAGATCGCGCTGGCCATGATCGTGGAGTCGACCACGACCGAGGTCGCAGAGACCGCGCACGCGCACCCGACGCTGGGCGAGATGTTGATGCAGGCGGCGCTCGCTGCCGAAGGGCGCGCGCTCGACTTCTGAGCGCGCTGAGGCCAGAACCCGATGTCGATTCCCGTGACGATGCCGCAGATGGGCGAGAGCGTGGTCGAGGGCACCCTCGAGCGCTGGCTGGTGCGCGAGGGCGAGAAGGTCGAGAAGGACCAGGTGCTGTGCGAGATCACGACGGACAAAGTGGACGCCGAAGTGATCGCACCCGAGGCCGGCGTGCTGGCGAAGATCCTGGTGGCGCAGGGTCAGACCGTGAACGTGGGCGCCGAGCTCGCGCTGCTCGAGCCCGCGGGCGGCGCTGCCGCAGCAGTGACTCCGGCCGCGCCCGCCCCGGCCCAGGCCGCGCCCAAGGCGGCCCCGGCCCCCGCCGCTCCGGCTCCGGCGCCGCGCCCCGCGCCTGTGGCGCCGACCGCGCCCGTCTCGCGCGTGTCTCCGGTCGCGCGGCGCGTCGCGGAAGAGCAGGGCATCGACCTCGCGGGCGTCGCCGGCTCGGGCGCCGGCGGCCGCGTGATGAAGGCCGACGTGACTGCCCGCGCCGCGGCCGCACCCGCGGCTGCGCCGGCCCCGGCCGCCGAGGCTGCGCCGGTCTCCGCGGCGCCCGGCACGCTGCTCGAGTTCCTGGGCCGCATGAAGGTGCCGACGCACCGAGTGACCCCCGAGGACAAGGTGATTCCCTTCACCGCCATCCGCCGGCGCATCGCCGAGCACATGGTGGTCTCGCACGTGGTCTCGCCGCATGTCGGCACCGTGGCCGAGGTCGACCTGTCCAAGCTCGCGCGGCTGCGCGAGCGCAAGAAGAAGGAGTTCGAGGCCGAGCACGGCTTCGGGCTGTCGTTCCTGCCCTTCGTGGTCGCGGCCACGGTGCGCGGGCTGCACGACTACCCGCGCATCAACTCGGCGGTGGTCGGTGACTCGATCGTGGAGCGCGCCGGCATCCACGTGGGCGTGGCGGTCGAGACCGAGCGCGGCCTGCTCGTGCCGGTGATTCGCGACACGGACCGGCTGTCACTCGTGGGGATCGCCGAGGCGATCAACGAGCTCGCCACCAAGGCGCGCGAGCGCTCGATCGGGGCGGACGATCTCGCGGGCGGTACTTTCACCGTGTCGAACCCCGGGCGCGAGGGGAACCTCTACGGGTTCGCGGTGATCAACCAACCGCAGGTGGGGATCCTGCGCAT
This window encodes:
- the lpdA gene encoding dihydrolipoyl dehydrogenase; the protein is LGGVCLNWGCIPTKAILSAAETFNAVKHGVPGLVVEGQSANYAQVIDASRAAADRLVRGVNGLMRKNKIEVLLGRGRLAAGREVVITREGASESVEARHVILATGSTEFVFPGVQVDGKKVLTSREALESRELPGSLAIIGGGAVGLEFAYAYNAYGTQVTLVEMQDQLLPGFDKETADALSRSFQRAGMKILTQTAFKSLDASGAGVLVTAENEKGALELKADQLLLAVGRRALVADLGLETRGVALERGFIKTGPDQRTSAEGVWAIGDCSGPPLLAHKASHEGVAAVEFIAGIRKHPIDKKKIPANIYCQPQVASVGLSEAEARAAGHDVKVGKAPFAASGKAVGTGHTEGFVKIVSDAKYGEILGCQIIGYGATELINEIALAMIVESTTTEVAETAHAHPTLGEMLMQAALAAEGRALDF
- a CDS encoding dihydrolipoamide acetyltransferase family protein, translating into MSIPVTMPQMGESVVEGTLERWLVREGEKVEKDQVLCEITTDKVDAEVIAPEAGVLAKILVAQGQTVNVGAELALLEPAGGAAAAVTPAAPAPAQAAPKAAPAPAAPAPAPRPAPVAPTAPVSRVSPVARRVAEEQGIDLAGVAGSGAGGRVMKADVTARAAAAPAAAPAPAAEAAPVSAAPGTLLEFLGRMKVPTHRVTPEDKVIPFTAIRRRIAEHMVVSHVVSPHVGTVAEVDLSKLARLRERKKKEFEAEHGFGLSFLPFVVAATVRGLHDYPRINSAVVGDSIVERAGIHVGVAVETERGLLVPVIRDTDRLSLVGIAEAINELATKARERSIGADDLAGGTFTVSNPGREGNLYGFAVINQPQVGILR